The genomic stretch ATGATGGTTACttattttcaaacacattcaaatTTTATTGATCATAAGCTTCATAGTTCTCACTGCCGGCCAAAATAGAATAAACAACTCTTAATAAAGCTATAAAGTATTAATAGTCTCATTATTATACTTTTATTTCATTCTAAAAGTCAATAAGCAGCCTTCCGACCATAGATATGATGTTTGCCTCGTCATTTCTTTCCGTCCAAAAGTCTTGCCATAGAATTTAGAGAATACTTTGACATAATTCTAAGACAAAGATGTTTGTGCATGCAAATacaaaaattaagaggaaaaatgGTAATCTTTTGTATTTGTACGTGTTCAATTTGTGAGACTTTGTTCATGTAAGACTTGCTAATGAGAGTGGACAATTTTTttgataaacaacaatatattGAATTTCGAGTACTAGGGGTATTCGAACCCGAATACAAACAGTCCTAACAATTCAACTAACATAATTGTTACAAAAAATCCAAAGGATATTTACACCATTCATAAAAGTTACACTGTGAACGATTGGCATCTATTTGAAGCCACCACCACGAATGCATCTTGATCTTAAAAACCAACTCGTCGACATCCCCCACTTCATTCTTGAAAATAATCCCGTTACAAAAATTCCAAATGCACCACACCGTTGTTAGCCAGATTACACCTTCTCTAAACCGTGACGTCATATGCAAAAGGAAAAAACTACAGCAAGTATCAGCTACATTAATCACTAGATCAACCTCCTTCAAATCTAACCAACAGAAGATCATCCTTCAAATAGCTCTAGCAGTTATGCAATGAATAAATAGGTGATTACATGATTCAACCATAACATTGCAAAACACGCACCTGCAGTTTTCCGGGTCCTCTGTAATGCCCCTCCATTGCAATAATTCTTGCGTCGGTAGACGCTCTTGCAATAATCTCCATCCGATGGCTTGAACCTTATGCGGGGCTTTGGATTTCCACACAAAACCAAGCGCTCTCCTTAGCTAAATCGATAAGGCAGCAGTTTCCCGCCCCCGCTCCAGCTTTGCATAACAACACTTCACCGAAAAAAGATTTTTCGTTTTCAAACGGCCAGACAACCCGGTCAGAATTTAAAGTGATTGGTGAAATGCCTAACAGAACTACTTCCAATTCTGCAGCTTCAGTCTGCAACTCATTATTGTTATGCAACAGTTCATAGTTAATCTTCCACTTCTATCCACTTTCCCCCCATTCCCCACACTCACTAACAGTCGCAACCTTATTCACCGCCGTCGAGAATAAACCGGGAAAAACATTGCACAACCTATTCGCCCCAAGCCAATTTGCAAACCAAAACAGAATGTTTTTTCCGTCCCCCAGCCTCCACTTCAGCAAGCTCGAGAAACCGCGAGTTTCCGACAAATCAAAATCATTAATTTTCAATAAATCACGCCACCACAGAGATTTCTTATGTTTGTTTCTATGAGCCACACCAGCCACAAGCCGTCTTCTAGCATCCCCATACCTTTGTTGTAACAGCTTCTGCCATACCGCATTATCGTCTACAAGACAACGCCATATCCACTTATACATTAAAGCTTTGTTGAATTGAACCACATCCTTAACCCCAAGCCCCCCGTCCTCCTTCGATCTACAAATTGATTCCTAACTTAGAAGCCTCATTCCTCCTTTCTCAGATGATCCATTCCAACGAAAGTTCTTTTGAATACAAGTAATTAAGTGAGATATTTTTTACGGCACTTTAATGAAGATTTGACACGcacataaaaaatatagaaaaaaaagattaaaaaattataaatatcctTAATGTTGTGTTCAAAGTTTGAATGAAggaaattttttttagtttattataaTTATCTCCAGCTCAATAGTTATTATCTGCAATTACATGCAGATAATATCTAAGTTGGATCATTATGAGGACCATCTAAATTGTGTCAAGAGTAACATATGAGTgaaagagacaccacatattcactcaaaactttaaggtgatagTTGTATCAATCATTTTACTTATAAAGTGCTCGACCACGACAGTTGAAATGTACAACATGGCTAAATAACTCTTTTTTAGCCTTATCCATTTAAAGGGGCGCGTGGAAGCTGTTTTTCGAAGCAAAATACATGCAACAAAGAACATGGCTTTCAGTAGAGAAAAGCTTGCCTTAAGAAGTTGTTTTAGATTTTAGTATAAATAGTAGTTTTAACGATAGAATTAGGGGTGTCAAAATTAATATCAAACTCACAAAAGCTCAAAGTATCAAACGAAGAGAGAAATGAGTTCCAAGAGTGAATTGTATGTTTGATCTCAATTTTTACATTAATGCAAAACTTTACTTTTTGAAAGTACATTCTGTTTATAGTCCTTTTCCATTGTCGAATTCTTTACTTTTTCAGTCAAGTTTTAGTTTAACATGTTTTTACTTTCATAAAGTGATTTCACCCGCGGTCATACTTTTTCAGTCATACTTTCTTTACTTGCActttatttggaaaacttcattCACATTGTTCTGAGACTCTCTAGTCGGTCTTGCAAGTAACCTTTAATAAGAGTCTAGCAGTGTTTACCAAAATTAAGGCTAAACTGAGGGGATAATATATGAGATAGTACCACCTTATACACCACATCAAAATGGTGTTGCCAAAAGGAAAATTCGATCGATTATGAATGTGGTGAGAAGCATATTGAAAAGGAAGAACTTTCTGAAAGAGTTATGGGGAGAAGCGATATCCATAATTATCTATTTGTTGAATAGGTGTCCAAGAAAAAAGCTTGAGAAGATAACACCGAAATGAATGCAAACCACTTGAGAGTTTTTGGTTATGTGGCATATCAACATCTACGGGAGCAACTTAGAATGAAGTTAGACGATAAGGGAGGATTGATTATACATGTTGGGTATCACTCCACCGGAGGTTACAAATGGTATaatgcaaaaaataaaagaaatgtgaTTATTTGAGACGTCATTTTTTATGAGATCAAGGTGTTGCAGCACCCTGTAACCGGTTATGTAAAAGTTGTAACCGGTTAGAGCattgaaaattcaaattttacagaGTTTGAGAGTGTAGAACTAGCCCCCTTCGAAGTCTGAGTTGAAGATAATGTAAGTAGATCAACAAGGCAAATAGGTTTGCCTCCAAAAATCCAATATTGTGAGATGCTTTGAGATAACAAAGTCAATGATGATGGTGATTTCGTCCATTTTTCACTTATGGCTGAATCCAAACTCGTTAAGACGGGAGAGGCCTTGAGTGATCCAAAATGGATATGTGTTATGAAGAAGGAGGTGGAATCGATTTAGAAAAATAATACTTAGGAGTTAATTGATCTACCGGAAGTAAAAAATGGATTGATGTAAGATGGGTCTATAAGGTAAAGCCAAATCCCAAGGGTGAAATAATCAAGCATAATGCTCGATTAGTTACAAAGAGATTTTGCAAAGACAGGGAATAAattttgaagaggtatttgcATCGGTTACTAGAATTAAGACTATAAGTCAAGTTGTTAGTATTGTGAGTAACAATAATTGGTCCAACTATCAAATGGATATAAAATCTGCATTTTTGAACGGGCCGCTTGAAGAGGAGGTTTAGGTAGAGCAGTCCTATGGTTTCGTTGTGAAAAACCAAGAGTTAAAGTTCTGCAagtaaaagaaagagttatacggtttgaaacaagctccaagattTTTGAACAAGAGGATAGATGGTTTCTTAAAGGATATTGGCTTCAAGAAGTGTGTATTCGAACATGGCGAGTATgagaaaagggatagaaattaaggGGTGATTATCTTTGGTTTATACGTAGACAATTTATTGATAACGGGCAGCAACGAAAAGTGCATTTCTAAGTTCAAGAATGAGCTtatgaaagagtttgagatgatcgACATTGTCCTCATGACATACTTCTTTGGTATTGAGTTTCACAAGTCCAAGAAGAGACTGCTCATGTACCAAAAAAGGTACGcgcttgagattttgaagaattttgaaatgGAGCATTTTAATGCTACCATTACTCCAACTGAACTGAGGCAACAATTGTCAAAGattgaggatgagcaagatgttaaTCCAACTCAGTATAAGAGGTTGATTGGATTCATGTGTTACTTGTGCAATATGAGACCggcatttagtgtcggtattatgagtagattcatggagaaaGTAAAGGTGTCTCACTTGGCAGCAATCAAGAAGATTCTATGATACGTCAAATGACCTATTGGTTGTGGAATTCTTTTTCTCACAGTAGACACAGGCATAAAATGCAAGTTACTCGGTTTTACTGATTCCAATTGGTGCAAAGATAAAGATGATTAAAAGTCTATAGATGGATACATCTTTGTGTTAAGTGGAACACCAATCTCATAGTGTTCGAAGAAGGAATCGGTATTAGCACTATCGTCTTGTGAGACCGAGTACATCGCTGTTTCATTGTGTATGTGTCAAGTCGTGTGGCtaatgaatctattgaaggagctAGACATCGATGAAGGTGACACTCTAACGCTCATGGTTGATAACGCTTATGCTATAAACCTTTCTAAGAATCCAATTGCACATGGGaggagcaagcatattgagatgagATTTTACTACTTGAGAGAGATTGTTAGTGAAGGAAGGTTGAGGTTAGGATATTGTAGAAGCGAAAACCAATTGACTGATTTGTTGACTAAAGGAGTCACAATTGAAGTGTtcaagagattgaagatgaaCATGGGCATGAAAGACTTGGAGCATTTGAATTAAGGTAGTGTGTTAAATGAAAATTGATAATTCAAATGCAACCAGTTACAGGTATGTGAAAAGTCAAATAAGTTAAGAAAAAGTGATTTTGGCGTTGGTGTACTCGGTTACGCATTCGCAGTAACCAGTTACCACTGTTAGTGTTTTTAGTGTTTTTAGCAGCTCTAACCGGTTACAAGCACACATATTTAGTATTTTCAATTATTTGACTTGTTACTTGTGTCATAATTCCCTTGTAATTGTTTAAATATCTTGTTGGTATTATTATCAAAGTTAATGAAAATATTatcaccctcaattactctctcattctctctatctatctatctctctctctctctccacattCAAACCCTCTATTTTCACCAACCAAGTGATTCCAAATTCTAACAGAAATTACTTTCTTACAAATGAATAAAAACTAAATTGTATGTACTGAGATTCGAAGTGTGTCACTAAGAGGGACATTTCCTCATGGTTAAAAAATTTGAtcctaattaaatattatttaattttaatttaaaatttaaaaaaacaattaacattTAACCACAATTGTTCTCACTAATCGGAGTGAAATGTGTGTTGAAAgttaagaaaaaagaaaaataggtaaatgaataaattttatcacAATTGACATTATGGTTGGGCTGAAAGTTAATTACTAAATCTACATTTTATAATAGTACTTGTGTCACTATCTATATGGAGATGTCGAGACTACACCTTGGATTAGTTGTGGCTTAAAGGGATACGATTTCTCATCTCGTTGTAGAAAAATGATTCGAAAACAATTGTAGACATGATTTTATTTAACTTCAAAATCTTAGATATATTCCTAGGAATTGTAGcttcataaaaaaatcaattctaaGCCAGAAAAAACACGGTGGCGGCAGACTGTTTGAGAATGTCAAACActtcaaaattgattttaaagATCCATAATTAATTTTGATGTTTTCTACCGGATAACCAAACATacactaaggctatgtttgggagtttggagggaaggggaggggagggctttaaaaaataagaagaattgggtgaaaaaaataaaaggattttgagtaggagggttttggagggtttggttttattcataacaccaaaaaccccataaaatgggagaactcaaaaattgtattgaaggagggttttggagggttttgaagggcttatataaattttccaaatatcttttaggttgttatactactttgaaaattaaaaattttgtaatgattatgactcttttatcattctaaacaaaatcattttttcaaaaaatgtcaaatatttctctatatttttttaaaaattcgttttcggaagccttcccctcccctcccctccaaactcccaaacatagcctaagtgtTTATTGATTTGTTACCTCTATATTTTgttctattaaaaaaaaagttgttataaagacttttttttaaaataagttgggaaaagctaacatgtgccccaagggcataagttaatgagatattttataaaaatattttcttgaaacgcgtgcattcaatgtatcgaaactttaaatatgactttattgtatttaattacatttaactttttctatttatagtatccttaacatgtgcccttagggcacatgttagcatgacccaaatAAGTTTCATGTTGCATAGGGAAATAGATCATCTCTTGCTCCTTCTCATGTTTTTATGCTGCTCAGATCTTAGTCATCTatgtattaattaatattaatgattaatgattttttatattaaactaAAATGAGTGGCTCTGATGAAGCATGACGATTTAGCCACTACGGATTATCCAAATCCGTGGTGTAGTAATTGAATCTTAATGAATTTAATTTAGAAATACAGTTCCATGTAACCATGTTGAATGCATATTTGTTATTTCATGTATATATAGTAATAGCATGTGTATTATGTAACAGTTTTTCAcgcaatcaataaaaaataatctcCTCTTTGACCTCActactctctctatctctcttaatTACCTTATGAATTGCATGGTGTTATGTTAACACCAACActtcatatttgttttttctttatcATAATAGTTTAGACTCTTAGTTTAGTTTTTTCTTTGTAGACTTTCGCTCTCTTATGTACCAATTTGGCATTGAAAATGCGAGTAAAATTAGGGTGAGTGCTCTAAATGCTTATGTCCTTGTAATAAAGTTTTTCATGATGACCAAAGTGGTGCGTTGAATATAGAAATTGAAAATACAGCAATGCTTCTTTTGTCTCCGACCACAGAAAAAGTCGAAACAAACATGATGATGGCATCGAAATATGAAGTTTTTATGGTTCAATGATCTATTTCAACTTCACACGAAACAAACGTGCTCCCActaattttacttttatttttgtgtATATACTAAAAAAGatttttgattgaaattgaaagtgAAAATATAATAATGTCACTTACGTCAAACTCTAAACAAATAAAAGTGTCTGCCAAACAAGGACTAGCGTGCATTTGTTGTTGCTCTCTCTACTGTACCACTCTTGTACttgatgttgattttatgaaattatttttgtttaaagtTTGTGTATAGTGATTCCAAGTTCCAACAATAAATTTGCGACTAAATTGCTTTATGATAATTAAAGTTTCAAATTTAGAATAAGGGTAAAAAATCGATTTCATTTGTGAACTTCTAAACATGTTAAATAATACAACTATTCTTTGCTtctaaaatcaaattatatttcaCAAAGACTTGAATTCAAACATGTATGTTATTGGAAGTCCAAATGTGTATAAACTGAGAGCGTTTGAGAGTGGAGTTTGAGTAACGACTGGTCGCTATTTCTTGGAAGCCGTTCTCAAACATATGTTTTTATTCTATCGAACATTTTTCAAATCCTTATATATATACTTAAACAattttagggtgtgtttgtttcaagattAGAAAAATTATTCCTTGGAATGGTATTCCTAGGATTAGTATTCCTTGGAATATTATTCCAACTTATGTGTTTGGTAAGAATTTTGTTTCCTAGGAATAatgataaaatttgtttaatttaaaaatattaaaaaataaaaaataataataaatgtgaGTGATAGTGGGAAGTTAAAGTTGGTTGAACTTATTCACATGGGAATATTATATTCCCACCCTTTAAGCCttggaataaaaaaaaaagtcatgTGTAAATAAGAATCCTGGGAATAAAAAATGTCttggaataattttttaaaacttgaatCAAACATGGGAATGTTGCATTCCCATGGCCATATTCCTGGGAATCTTTTTTAcaaccttgaaacaaacacacccttaataGTGATAATAGGGCGTGTTAATCGACACATAATAGACAACTCTTATTTTTTTAAGtacaatttgtttttttaagggttaaatacaCGACACCCCTGCCATTaga from Vicia villosa cultivar HV-30 ecotype Madison, WI linkage group LG4, Vvil1.0, whole genome shotgun sequence encodes the following:
- the LOC131598615 gene encoding uncharacterized protein LOC131598615, whose protein sequence is MNANHLRVFGYVAYQHLREQLRMKLDDKGGLIIHVGYHSTGGYKCNEKCISKFKNELMKEFEMIDIVLMTYFFGIEFHKSKKRLLMYQKRYALEILKNFEMEHFNATITPTELRQQLSKIEDEQDVNPTQYKRLIGFMCYLCNMRPAFSVGIMSRFMEKCSKKESVLALSSCETEYIAVSLCMCQVVWLMNLLKELDIDEGDTLTLMVDNAYAINLSKNPIAHGRSKHIEMRFYYLREIVSEGRLRLGYCRSENQLTDLLTKGVTIEVFKRLKMNMGMKDLEHLN